The Prionailurus bengalensis isolate Pbe53 chromosome A3, Fcat_Pben_1.1_paternal_pri, whole genome shotgun sequence genome includes a window with the following:
- the IL1RL1 gene encoding interleukin-1 receptor-like 1 isoform X1: MRLWALALSTILVHSTAAKFSKSSWGLENEALIVRCPRQGRSRYPVDWYYSKTNKCITTQKRNHVLASGERLKFLPAKVNDSGIYTCIIRSPTFNKTGYVNVTIYKKQPNCNIPDHLMYSTTLGSETNSKIYCPTIDLYNWTAPIEWFKDCKALQGPRYHTHKTFLLIDGATSKDTGDYTCKFIHSENGVNYSVTATRSLTVNDEEGFSLFPVIIAPPQNEIKEVEIGKPASIPCSACFGKGSQIMAGILWKVNGSKVQNFGEPRIHEDREQNQSSSNELTCLSTVLKIERVREEDLSVEYDCLALNLHGWTRHTIRLKRRSPSKECF; the protein is encoded by the exons ATGCGACTTTGGGCCTTGGCACTTTCAACAATTCTGGTACATTCCACAGCAGCCAAGTTTA GCAAATCATCCTGGGGCCTGGAAAATGAGGCTTTAATCGTGAGATGTCCTAGGCAAGGACGATCTCGATACCCTGTGGATTGGTATTACTCAAAAACCAACAAATGTATCACTACCCAGAAAAGAAATCATGTACTTGCCTCAGGGGAACGTCTTAAGTTTCTCCCAGCCAAAGTCAACGATTCTGGAATTTATACTTGCATTATCAGAAG CCCTACCTTCAATAAGACTGGCTATGTGAACGtcaccatatataaaaaacagCCAAATTGCAATATTCCAGATCATCTGATGTATTCAACAACACTTGGATCAGAAACAAATTCCAAAATATATTGTCCTACGATTGACTTGTACAATTGGACGGCACCTATTGAGTGGTTTAAG gattGTAAAGCTCTTCAAGGACCAAGGTATCACACACACAAGACATTTTTGCTGATTGACGGTGCAACTAGCAAGGACACAGGTGATTATACATGTAAATTTATACACAGTGAAAATGGAGTCAATTATAGCGTGACAGCGACCAGATCACTCACAGTGAACG ATGAGGAaggcttttctttgtttccagTAATTATAGCCCCtccacaaaatgaaataaaagaagtgGAAATTG GAAAACCAGCAAGCATACCCTGCTCCGCTTGCTTTGGGAAAGGCTCTCAGATCATGGCCGGCATCCTGTGGAAGGTGAATGGAAGCAAAGTTCAGAACTTTGGAGAACCAAGAATTCACGAGGACCGGGAGCAAAATCAAAG TTCCAGCAACGAGTTGACTTGTCTGAGCACCGTTTTAAAAATAGAGCGTGTGAGAGAAGAAGACTTATCTGTGGAGTATGACTGCCTGGCTCTGAATTTGCACGGTTGGACACGGCACACCATAAGACTAAAGCGGAGAAGTCCAAGTAAGGAGTGTTTCTGA